In Methanosarcina barkeri MS, a single window of DNA contains:
- a CDS encoding ribbon-helix-helix domain-containing protein, with the protein MPKVSVEIPQELLDDLNRHVGDNKKFVSQSDAIRTAIRKMLDMMDEIDRRHGRLEK; encoded by the coding sequence ATGCCAAAAGTAAGCGTTGAAATCCCTCAAGAACTTCTGGATGACCTTAATAGGCATGTGGGAGATAACAAAAAATTTGTCAGTCAATCTGATGCTATCCGAACCGCTATTCGAAAAATGCTGGACATGATGGATGAAATCGATAGAAGGCATGGGAGACTCGAGAAGTGA
- a CDS encoding methionine synthase: MEEIIFDDIGSYPLPDGVSKEWVQNAFKTRTEDEKLFTVINDAFQQKVDAGVDVPTYPQYQDMNEQFLKVIRDSNCCDSPFEVKLECARIEELEAIEKVAKAYKEQFGETLKVRVCVTGPTELYLKEFGGTRYTDIYSIFAKSVNNFVRNSMRSAKNFKIAAVSIDEPSIGLNPELAFDENDIISALTSASKAASKWGADVQIHLHSPLYYNIACQVPTINVIGVESAGTPSYLELIDKKILEDTDCFLRLGIARTDVYTLAGIISEKYCTNVWKDQQYLPEIVSGLETPATITKRLKVYYRRFGNLIKYVGPDCGLGSWPNQKIAFILLSNIAQGIRDFRESL, encoded by the coding sequence ATGGAAGAAATCATCTTTGACGATATTGGGAGTTATCCCCTTCCTGACGGAGTCAGTAAGGAATGGGTCCAAAATGCCTTTAAAACGAGAACAGAAGATGAGAAACTCTTTACGGTAATCAATGATGCCTTTCAGCAAAAAGTAGATGCAGGTGTTGATGTTCCTACCTATCCTCAGTATCAGGATATGAATGAACAGTTCCTTAAGGTTATTCGGGACTCTAATTGCTGTGACAGTCCCTTTGAGGTAAAACTTGAGTGCGCCAGGATTGAGGAACTTGAGGCTATAGAGAAGGTTGCAAAAGCCTATAAGGAACAATTTGGAGAGACACTTAAGGTTCGGGTCTGTGTAACCGGTCCAACGGAACTTTATCTGAAGGAGTTTGGAGGTACACGGTATACGGATATCTATTCTATTTTTGCAAAAAGCGTGAATAATTTTGTAAGAAATTCCATGAGATCTGCAAAAAATTTCAAGATTGCAGCGGTTTCTATTGATGAACCAAGTATAGGGCTGAACCCTGAGCTTGCTTTTGATGAGAACGATATTATTTCTGCCCTTACCAGCGCCTCAAAAGCAGCCAGTAAGTGGGGAGCCGACGTACAGATTCACCTTCATTCTCCTCTTTACTATAACATTGCCTGTCAGGTCCCCACAATAAACGTCATAGGAGTAGAGTCCGCAGGCACGCCCTCTTACCTGGAATTGATAGACAAGAAAATTCTGGAGGACACAGATTGCTTCCTGAGGCTTGGGATTGCAAGAACTGATGTCTATACCCTGGCAGGAATCATTAGCGAAAAGTACTGTACTAACGTCTGGAAAGATCAGCAATATCTTCCAGAAATTGTTAGCGGACTTGAGACTCCGGCTACTATAACTAAAAGGTTGAAGGTTTACTACAGGCGTTTTGGCAACCTGATAAAGTATGTGGGTCCTGACTGCGGGCTTGGCTCTTGGCCTAACCAGAAAATAGCATTTATATTGCTTTCCAATATAGCTCAGGGGATAAGGGATTTCAGGGAATCTCTCTAA
- a CDS encoding methionine synthase, whose amino-acid sequence MQDIIFTDGGSLPMPEGITREWIKSAAENRDEDEKLFPIVRAAFQKKIDVGLHVPTYPQFRDMIGQFLDIIKDEKNCYEPYVLKEENAKILELEIIDEVAKQYREETGETLEVRVCISGPTDLYLQAFGATGYADAYHILALDIEDFIKQAFMAAKNFKIKIIALDEPSLGINDRIKFSDADIISALTVASTYARKQGVDVGIHLHSPLKYKLICETPINVIGFEYAATPSYLNLLDKKVLEDSDTYIRLGVSRTDISSLIGIVNETYGVNVWKEKEYMQKIVTDLETPAVVKNRLETAYSVLGDRIKYASPDCGLAFWPDQELAFKLLENTAKGINEFNEEMKKQEE is encoded by the coding sequence ATGCAGGACATTATTTTTACTGATGGAGGCAGTCTTCCCATGCCTGAGGGTATTACAAGGGAATGGATAAAGAGTGCGGCTGAAAACCGGGATGAAGATGAAAAACTTTTTCCCATTGTAAGAGCGGCTTTTCAGAAGAAAATCGATGTGGGACTGCATGTTCCCACTTATCCTCAGTTCAGGGACATGATAGGACAGTTTCTGGACATTATCAAAGACGAAAAAAACTGTTATGAACCTTATGTACTGAAAGAGGAAAATGCAAAAATCCTTGAGCTGGAGATAATTGACGAGGTTGCAAAACAATACAGGGAAGAAACAGGAGAAACGCTTGAAGTCAGGGTTTGTATTTCGGGTCCAACAGACCTCTACCTCCAGGCCTTTGGAGCAACGGGTTATGCGGACGCTTATCATATCCTCGCACTGGACATTGAAGATTTCATAAAACAGGCGTTTATGGCTGCAAAAAATTTCAAAATAAAGATTATAGCTCTGGATGAGCCAAGTCTCGGGATAAATGACAGAATCAAGTTTTCTGACGCCGACATCATCTCTGCTCTCACCGTTGCTTCCACTTACGCCCGAAAACAGGGAGTTGATGTGGGAATTCACCTTCATTCCCCGTTAAAATACAAACTTATCTGCGAGACCCCTATTAATGTTATCGGTTTTGAATACGCGGCAACTCCTTCTTATCTGAACCTCTTAGATAAAAAAGTGCTTGAGGATTCAGATACCTATATCAGGCTCGGAGTCTCGAGAACCGATATTTCCAGTCTTATAGGCATTGTCAATGAAACGTATGGGGTTAATGTCTGGAAGGAAAAGGAGTATATGCAAAAAATCGTTACTGACCTGGAGACTCCGGCAGTTGTAAAAAATAGGCTTGAAACGGCTTATTCTGTCCTTGGAGACCGGATAAAATATGCAAGTCCGGATTGCGGGCTGGCTTTCTGGCCGGATCAGGAGCTTGCCTTCAAACTTCTTGAGAATACCGCAAAAGGCATTAACGAATTTAATGAAGAAATGAAAAAACAGGAAGAGTAA
- a CDS encoding type II toxin-antitoxin system RelE family toxin, translated as MHYQIIWSEPAVNQLRKLDRHLAKLIFRKVSELKEDPFRYVTKLVGSPNYRLRVGDYRVILEIQGSCLKILVLKIGHRRDIYK; from the coding sequence ATGCATTACCAAATCATCTGGTCTGAACCTGCGGTCAATCAGCTCAGAAAGCTCGATCGGCATCTGGCAAAGCTTATTTTTCGTAAGGTCTCTGAGCTGAAGGAGGATCCATTTCGCTATGTAACAAAACTGGTCGGGTCTCCAAATTACCGGTTGAGGGTCGGGGACTATAGAGTGATCCTGGAGATTCAGGGCAGTTGCTTGAAAATACTCGTGCTTAAAATTGGGCACCGACGGGATATCTACAAATAA
- a CDS encoding DUF7557 family protein encodes MAETTTIQVKQSTKEALEKMKIYKRETYNEVLERLLEEVQELNEETKKEIELARKAVEGGRYVTHEDLKKELGF; translated from the coding sequence ATGGCTGAGACAACAACCATTCAAGTGAAACAGAGCACTAAAGAAGCTCTTGAAAAAATGAAGATCTATAAGCGAGAAACTTACAACGAGGTACTTGAGCGGTTACTGGAAGAAGTCCAGGAACTAAATGAGGAAACAAAAAAAGAAATCGAACTTGCCCGAAAAGCTGTTGAGGGAGGCAGGTACGTAACACATGAAGATTTAAAAAAAGAGCTGGGTTTCTAA
- a CDS encoding DUF6398 domain-containing protein — protein sequence MQQKRDTLIQMTDGFADSYLDEDYKMLCQKLINKMSRKRQVPFLSGRLDIWAAAVVYALGQINFLFGRSFEPYVSATDLCDFFGTSQSTTSQKAKKIRDMFKIRHFNEEFSTERVQNENPFNDFVMVNGLIVPISTFMKMLENREVKLRKELELEDEDLETEEK from the coding sequence GTGCAACAAAAGAGAGACACTCTTATCCAGATGACAGATGGATTTGCAGACAGCTACCTTGATGAAGACTATAAAATGTTGTGTCAAAAACTAATCAATAAAATGAGCCGGAAAAGGCAGGTACCTTTTCTTTCCGGAAGGCTGGATATTTGGGCTGCGGCGGTGGTTTATGCGCTTGGGCAGATCAATTTTCTTTTTGGCAGAAGTTTTGAGCCCTATGTAAGTGCTACTGATCTCTGTGATTTTTTTGGGACAAGCCAGAGTACAACCTCTCAGAAAGCAAAGAAAATCCGCGATATGTTCAAAATAAGACATTTTAATGAGGAGTTCTCTACAGAAAGGGTGCAAAATGAGAATCCTTTTAATGACTTCGTAATGGTCAATGGGCTCATTGTCCCTATTTCTACTTTTATGAAAATGTTGGAGAACAGAGAAGTAAAGTTGCGGAAAGAACTTGAACTGGAAGATGAAGATCTTGAAACTGAAGAAAAATGA
- the argS gene encoding arginine--tRNA ligase, whose protein sequence is MFLELRAQATSILKDAIQKAGLEIEDSELYFETSSYADLASRAAFRLASLYKQNPKELATRIVSAVEIPDGSYIGEVSASGPYINFHASRRYLDKTVTTVLEEKEKFGCGAPKDKILLEHTSANPNGPLHVGHIRNSIIGDTLARILRRAGYDVEVQYYVNDMGRQIAVVSWACERFELDLSRKSDSAIADVYIKANVELDKNPEYVKEIDALMEKVEAGDARTIDSFSKAVSLAISGIKETLLRLNVVHDKFVSESTFLKSGTVHDIVERIKATGRTKIDKGALVVDLSDYGFKKTLVIQRSNGTSLYTTRDLAYHEWKAGQADRIIDIFGADHKLISGQLRATLNSIGVKEPEVVIFEFVSLPEGSMSTRRGQFISADELFDRVTKAALEQVETRRPDTSEEFKKQVAEMVGIGAVRYDIVRVSPEKSTVFNWKEALDFEKQGAPYIQYSHARACSILEKAKEEAAWTPSAEVDPSLLVEDTEIDLIKKMASFDSTIDLAARELKPHVLAIYARELADAFNQFYRFVPVIAAEDEKVRASRLALVNCARIVLANSLDTLGIAAPESM, encoded by the coding sequence TTGTTCCTGGAATTAAGAGCTCAGGCTACATCAATCTTAAAAGACGCTATCCAAAAGGCCGGACTTGAAATTGAAGATTCCGAACTTTATTTCGAAACCTCTTCTTATGCTGACCTCGCAAGCAGGGCCGCTTTCAGACTGGCAAGTCTGTACAAGCAAAACCCGAAAGAACTTGCAACCCGTATTGTTTCTGCAGTTGAGATTCCGGATGGTTCGTACATAGGAGAAGTAAGTGCTTCTGGCCCTTACATTAACTTCCATGCAAGCAGGCGCTATCTGGATAAGACGGTTACTACAGTCCTTGAAGAGAAAGAGAAATTTGGCTGTGGAGCCCCAAAGGACAAAATTTTACTTGAACACACCTCAGCAAACCCGAATGGTCCCCTGCATGTAGGTCACATCCGAAACTCTATTATCGGAGATACTCTTGCCCGCATTCTCAGACGAGCAGGATACGATGTGGAGGTACAGTATTATGTCAATGATATGGGCCGCCAGATTGCAGTAGTTTCCTGGGCATGCGAACGCTTTGAGCTTGACCTTTCCAGAAAATCCGACTCTGCCATTGCTGATGTGTATATCAAAGCCAATGTCGAGCTGGATAAAAACCCGGAGTATGTAAAGGAAATCGACGCTCTTATGGAAAAGGTAGAAGCCGGGGATGCCAGGACAATCGACAGTTTTAGCAAGGCAGTTTCTCTGGCGATTTCCGGGATAAAGGAAACCTTACTTCGTTTAAACGTTGTTCATGATAAATTTGTCAGTGAATCAACTTTTCTTAAATCCGGCACAGTACATGATATTGTTGAGCGGATCAAGGCGACCGGAAGGACAAAAATAGACAAAGGAGCTCTTGTGGTAGATCTTTCGGATTACGGGTTTAAAAAAACCCTTGTTATCCAGCGTTCAAACGGCACTTCTCTTTACACAACCAGAGATCTTGCTTACCATGAATGGAAAGCCGGTCAGGCAGATCGCATAATCGATATTTTCGGAGCTGACCACAAGCTGATTTCAGGCCAGCTCAGGGCTACGCTGAACTCAATCGGGGTCAAGGAACCTGAGGTAGTTATTTTCGAGTTTGTCTCCCTCCCTGAAGGTTCAATGAGTACCCGCCGCGGGCAGTTCATAAGTGCAGATGAGCTCTTTGACAGGGTTACGAAAGCTGCCCTTGAACAGGTCGAAACCCGCCGTCCTGATACATCTGAGGAGTTCAAGAAGCAGGTTGCGGAAATGGTAGGAATTGGTGCTGTAAGATACGATATAGTAAGAGTCTCCCCTGAAAAGTCTACGGTTTTCAACTGGAAAGAGGCTCTGGACTTTGAGAAGCAGGGCGCTCCTTATATTCAGTATTCCCATGCCCGTGCCTGCAGTATTCTCGAGAAAGCAAAAGAAGAAGCAGCCTGGACCCCCTCCGCAGAAGTCGATCCTTCTCTTCTTGTTGAAGATACTGAAATCGATCTTATCAAGAAGATGGCATCTTTTGATAGCACAATCGACCTTGCAGCGCGCGAACTCAAACCTCATGTGCTTGCAATCTACGCCCGCGAACTCGCAGATGCTTTTAACCAGTTCTACCGCTTTGTCCCTGTAATTGCTGCTGAGGACGAAAAAGTCAGGGCTTCAAGACTGGCTCTTGTGAACTGCGCAAGGATTGTGCTTGCAAACTCGCTTGACACGCTTGGAATTGCAGCTCCTGAATCTATGTAA
- the prf1 gene encoding peptide chain release factor aRF-1 → MTEQSAHEKYEFKKKLESLRDKKGRSTELISLYIPADKQIFDVTNQLKDEHGQAANIKSKLTRTNVQGAIESLLSRLRYLDKVPENGIVYFTGAIDIGANKTNMESEVIVPPEPITVYKYHCDSSFYLEPLEDMLKDKGTFGLLVLDRREATVGLLVGKRIEAFRNLTSTVPGKQRKGGQSSHRFQQLRLIAIHEFYKRIGDAADDIFLAVEPKDLKGILIGGPSPTKEEFYAGEFLHHELMRKILGLFDTAYTDESGLSELVNAAADKLQDLELMGQKNAVRAFFKELISDSGKVAYGETQVRANLEINAVDVLLLSEDLRAERVTTKCSVCGYENKWTRRWKPGESAPTAGNCPNCGASLEVTDVTDIVDELSALADRSNAKVVFVSTDFDEGSQLMNAFGGIAAILRYSTGV, encoded by the coding sequence ATGACTGAACAATCTGCACACGAAAAGTACGAATTTAAAAAGAAGCTTGAGAGCCTGAGGGATAAAAAGGGAAGGAGTACTGAACTGATTTCTCTTTATATCCCTGCTGACAAGCAGATTTTTGATGTTACAAACCAGTTGAAAGACGAGCATGGACAGGCTGCAAATATCAAGTCCAAACTTACCAGGACTAATGTCCAGGGGGCCATTGAATCTCTCCTTTCAAGGCTCAGATATCTTGACAAGGTTCCTGAAAACGGAATCGTTTATTTCACAGGAGCCATAGATATCGGGGCTAACAAGACGAACATGGAGAGCGAAGTAATTGTCCCTCCAGAACCAATTACTGTCTATAAATATCATTGCGACTCCTCTTTCTATCTTGAGCCTCTGGAGGATATGCTCAAGGATAAGGGCACTTTTGGACTTTTAGTGCTTGACCGCAGGGAAGCCACAGTAGGGCTTCTTGTCGGCAAGCGAATCGAGGCTTTCCGCAACCTTACCTCAACGGTTCCGGGTAAACAGAGGAAAGGTGGTCAGAGTTCTCATCGTTTCCAGCAGCTCAGGTTAATTGCTATCCATGAGTTCTATAAGAGGATAGGAGACGCCGCAGATGATATTTTCCTCGCTGTTGAACCTAAAGATCTTAAAGGTATCCTGATAGGAGGCCCTTCTCCTACGAAGGAAGAGTTCTACGCCGGGGAGTTTCTGCACCACGAGCTTATGAGAAAGATCCTTGGGCTCTTTGATACGGCTTACACTGATGAATCAGGGCTTTCGGAACTTGTGAATGCTGCCGCAGATAAGCTTCAGGATCTTGAGCTAATGGGGCAGAAGAACGCTGTCAGGGCCTTCTTCAAAGAACTTATTTCCGACTCGGGTAAAGTAGCCTATGGGGAAACCCAGGTACGAGCAAACCTTGAAATCAATGCAGTGGATGTGCTTCTGCTTTCCGAAGATCTGCGGGCAGAAAGGGTAACCACAAAGTGCAGTGTTTGCGGATATGAAAATAAGTGGACACGGCGCTGGAAACCCGGGGAATCTGCACCTACAGCCGGGAATTGTCCAAACTGTGGAGCTTCCCTTGAAGTCACGGATGTTACCGATATTGTTGACGAGCTCTCAGCCCTTGCTGACAGAAGCAATGCAAAGGTCGTTTTTGTGTCTACAGACTTTGATGAAGGCTCGCAACTTATGAATGCTTTCGGAGGCATTGCTGCAATTCTCAGGTACAGTACTGGAGTTTGA
- the twy1 gene encoding 4-demethylwyosine synthase TYW1, with protein MPLEENKENAGENFPEAQNKNRKEDTASLPFDIPDFKTLLKKQGYALAGRHSAVKTCLWLRHAMNGQGFCYKSKFYGVQSHRCLQMTPTLMCNQRCLFCWRPTEVPVPAPEEWDSPEKIVEESIACQRKLITGFGGSPNALKERWLEGNEPNNVAISLSGEPTFYPYLPELIKEYEKRGFTTFLVTNGTVPEMFAKVSPSQLYMSLDAPDLETYLKVCQPRSPALWEKINESLSLMKQKKSRTVIRTTLVKGENLFKPEAYARLMEKASPDFVEIKAYMHLGFSRLRLDRSAMPTHEEVLEFSQELAKHLGYEVADESEISRVVLLSKDGRKSPVNGKKISC; from the coding sequence ATGCCGCTGGAAGAAAACAAGGAAAATGCTGGGGAAAATTTTCCTGAAGCTCAGAACAAAAACAGGAAGGAAGATACTGCTTCGCTTCCTTTTGACATCCCTGATTTTAAAACTCTCCTGAAAAAGCAGGGTTATGCTCTAGCAGGCCGCCACTCAGCTGTTAAGACTTGTCTCTGGCTAAGGCATGCTATGAATGGTCAGGGCTTCTGCTATAAATCGAAATTTTACGGAGTTCAGTCTCACCGTTGCCTTCAGATGACTCCAACACTTATGTGCAACCAGCGCTGTCTTTTCTGCTGGCGTCCGACTGAGGTTCCTGTCCCGGCGCCTGAGGAATGGGATTCACCTGAGAAGATCGTGGAAGAAAGTATTGCCTGCCAGCGTAAGTTAATCACTGGTTTTGGGGGTTCTCCAAATGCACTTAAGGAACGATGGCTTGAGGGCAACGAGCCTAACAATGTTGCAATCTCTTTATCTGGAGAACCGACCTTTTATCCTTATCTCCCTGAACTTATCAAGGAGTACGAAAAAAGAGGTTTTACGACTTTTCTTGTCACAAACGGTACAGTTCCCGAGATGTTTGCAAAGGTTTCTCCTTCCCAGCTTTATATGAGTCTCGATGCTCCGGATCTTGAGACTTACCTGAAAGTCTGTCAGCCCAGGTCGCCTGCCCTCTGGGAAAAGATTAATGAATCTTTGTCCCTGATGAAGCAGAAAAAATCAAGGACAGTCATCCGAACCACCCTTGTGAAAGGTGAAAACCTGTTCAAACCTGAGGCTTATGCCAGGCTAATGGAAAAAGCCTCCCCTGATTTTGTGGAGATAAAAGCGTATATGCATCTGGGTTTCTCACGACTCAGGCTTGATCGCTCTGCAATGCCTACACATGAGGAGGTCCTCGAGTTCTCACAGGAACTTGCAAAACATCTTGGATATGAAGTCGCAGATGAATCTGAAATCAGCAGGGTAGTCCTGTTATCAAAGGACGGGAGAAAGTCTCCTGTCAATGGGAAAAAAATCTCCTGTTAA
- a CDS encoding DNA-directed DNA polymerase II small subunit, with product MERKDIIRVVMEKEYQISPEAVELIYSSDSSEDLLKYVLLTVNDSVIVIGVEDIDLEGFAAFSAGESPLDKIHASSTEERKILSGASMLSSRSGNPSSKPDSFLVPDPLSESVLSSEPDAITAAPDPSIKSSQDSVPDSSVQDMVLDKAYEPAPDTPDTPDTPDASNTPDTPDASNTPDASNIPDASNTPDTLDIQSENILSDETSASNLVSDSISSVKAPPQTFSSRSSLDVNRSVSSFFGQDNSLSSFPSNRSFRTEPSSSEREIFLDSRDEYKHYPGKNPVTVVSDITGHSTCVGEYMQFVQYFRDRYSRLSEIIRGRINARPIESLKRRNFRRGGDGGSEEISIIGMVSDISSTTNGHKILSLEDPTGSFSVLIRNSDKELFELASKILLDEVIGVTGSITNDGSLMLATKLIQPDVPNSVQRRTGTHGKAVLISDVHVGSSQFMEDAWLDFLDFLKGESDSEDMRELAASVRYLVVAGDIVDGIGIYPDQELELDILDVYEQYRKAAEYFREIPERIRVIISPGNHDAVRQAEPQPALPESIQAYFPESIVFVGNPAFLELDGVRLLIYHGRSIDDLVATVPGVSYQEPAGAVLEMLKRRHLAPTYGSRVSISPEKKDYFIIDPVPDIIHTGHVHTLGVQRYKNVLLVNSGTWQGQTEFQKRVNLVPVPARVPIVDLENFDVKILAFD from the coding sequence ATGGAAAGAAAGGATATTATAAGGGTTGTTATGGAAAAAGAGTATCAAATCAGCCCTGAAGCCGTGGAACTTATTTATTCCAGTGACTCTTCCGAAGACCTGCTTAAATATGTCCTTTTAACTGTAAATGACTCTGTTATTGTCATAGGTGTCGAAGACATAGATCTTGAAGGCTTTGCCGCTTTTTCAGCAGGTGAGTCGCCTTTAGATAAAATACATGCCTCTTCTACAGAGGAAAGGAAAATTCTTTCCGGGGCTTCAATGCTTTCTTCCAGATCAGGCAACCCATCTTCCAAACCTGATTCCTTTTTAGTGCCCGATCCTCTTTCAGAATCTGTTCTTTCCTCAGAGCCCGATGCTATTACTGCAGCTCCTGACCCAAGTATAAAATCATCTCAAGACTCTGTTCCTGATTCTTCAGTTCAGGATATGGTTCTGGATAAGGCTTATGAACCAGCTCCAGATACTCCAGATACTCCAGATACTCCAGATGCTTCAAATACTCCAGATACTCCAGATGCTTCAAATACTCCAGATGCTTCAAATATTCCAGATGCTTCAAATACTCCAGATACTCTGGATATACAATCAGAAAATATTTTATCTGACGAAACTTCGGCTTCCAATCTTGTTTCAGACTCCATTTCTTCGGTGAAGGCACCCCCTCAAACTTTCTCTTCTCGTTCCTCCCTGGATGTAAACAGGTCAGTCTCTTCTTTTTTCGGGCAGGATAACTCTCTTTCCTCATTTCCTTCAAATAGGAGTTTCAGGACAGAACCATCTTCTTCTGAGAGAGAGATATTTTTGGATTCCAGGGATGAGTACAAACATTACCCGGGCAAAAATCCTGTGACTGTAGTTTCGGATATAACAGGGCACTCCACCTGTGTCGGGGAATATATGCAATTTGTGCAGTATTTCAGGGATAGATACAGTAGGCTTTCGGAGATTATCCGGGGCAGAATCAACGCACGCCCTATCGAAAGCTTAAAAAGAAGAAACTTCCGCAGAGGAGGAGATGGAGGCTCTGAGGAAATCTCGATTATAGGTATGGTTTCGGATATCAGCAGCACAACTAACGGTCATAAAATCCTTTCTCTGGAGGACCCAACAGGTTCTTTTTCAGTCCTTATTCGTAACTCCGATAAAGAGCTTTTTGAACTTGCATCAAAAATTCTCCTGGATGAAGTCATAGGGGTAACTGGTTCGATAACCAATGATGGGAGCCTCATGCTGGCAACAAAGCTAATACAACCCGATGTCCCAAATAGTGTCCAGCGCAGAACCGGAACCCATGGGAAAGCTGTATTGATTTCGGATGTCCACGTGGGCAGCTCCCAGTTTATGGAAGATGCCTGGCTGGATTTCCTGGATTTTTTGAAAGGGGAATCGGATTCAGAGGATATGCGGGAACTTGCAGCCAGTGTTCGTTATCTTGTTGTCGCAGGAGATATTGTTGATGGGATAGGAATCTATCCTGACCAGGAATTAGAACTTGATATTCTGGATGTCTACGAACAGTACAGAAAAGCTGCAGAATATTTCCGGGAAATTCCCGAGCGTATTCGTGTAATCATAAGTCCTGGCAATCACGATGCTGTTCGCCAGGCAGAACCCCAACCCGCTCTGCCGGAAAGTATCCAGGCGTATTTTCCTGAGAGTATTGTTTTTGTTGGTAACCCTGCTTTTCTGGAACTTGATGGTGTCCGCCTTCTTATCTACCACGGCAGGTCGATTGACGATCTTGTGGCGACTGTTCCAGGAGTCTCGTATCAGGAACCTGCGGGGGCAGTCCTTGAGATGTTGAAACGCAGACATCTTGCTCCGACCTATGGGAGTAGAGTTTCCATATCCCCTGAGAAAAAAGACTATTTTATAATCGATCCTGTGCCCGATATCATTCATACAGGCCACGTCCATACCCTGGGAGTCCAACGCTATAAGAACGTCCTTCTGGTCAATTCCGGAACATGGCAGGGCCAAACAGAGTTCCAGAAGCGTGTAAATCTAGTACCTGTCCCTGCTAGGGTTCCGATTGTGGATCTCGAGAATTTTGACGTAAAGATTCTTGCTTTTGACTGA
- a CDS encoding signal peptidase I: MSEINKEKRAQEQENPWVSLGKDLLSVVAVVIIFMILSKLAFGLWTPMVAVESGSMEPHMQIGDIIFIKSIDKSNITTYEEGKNTGYKSFGNYGNVILYRQYGEEGVTPIIHRAMYRVEAGEPMWKGGPPAPYSGYITKGDNAITNSHYDQEGQISYNMPVKDEWIIGTAQYRIPYLGYVRLIFS, translated from the coding sequence ATGAGCGAAATTAATAAGGAAAAAAGAGCCCAGGAACAGGAAAACCCCTGGGTTTCCCTTGGAAAAGACTTGCTGTCTGTTGTAGCTGTCGTGATCATTTTCATGATTCTTTCCAAGCTGGCATTCGGACTCTGGACTCCTATGGTTGCGGTGGAGTCGGGGAGTATGGAACCGCATATGCAAATAGGAGATATTATCTTCATCAAAAGCATCGATAAATCAAATATTACAACGTACGAAGAAGGAAAAAATACAGGCTATAAGTCTTTTGGAAATTATGGAAATGTGATTCTTTATCGCCAGTATGGAGAGGAAGGAGTAACTCCGATAATTCATAGGGCTATGTATAGAGTGGAAGCTGGAGAGCCGATGTGGAAAGGCGGTCCACCTGCCCCTTATTCCGGTTATATTACTAAGGGAGACAATGCTATAACCAACAGTCACTATGACCAGGAAGGACAGATAAGTTATAATATGCCTGTAAAAGATGAATGGATTATAGGTACTGCGCAGTACAGGATTCCTTATCTGGGATATGTAAGACTGATTTTCTCATGA